In Acidimicrobiia bacterium, a genomic segment contains:
- a CDS encoding DUF4238 domain-containing protein encodes MSEPKLHHFVPQSYLKRFANERNQVAVRSRDGSTFLSNTRNVMAVIGLYKVPQQPLTAEQTLGALEEDAKEVLDRIDEERTLPPSGSGERDTLALYMGVQLARDPDHVLSFEFTHDVIEAIGDPPIDPESMRDYLERNVLGFEPHETEVQGACDFVNASAMQPDFPTREDTAQLRIDLMFNLGLQVAEHLKQRAWSLEAARHGELITSDRPVTIWALPSPEDTYRGVGIYDADEIWLPLDRTRLISLRLIGPERVRTMGPRRLKNVNEHIARHCTSLIAFHPENVEGKHLPLARRRPIIRFNTGPLYSGTERTDGEVLHVWKPIRDIPDEWSSPRPQAPDL; translated from the coding sequence ATGAGTGAACCGAAGCTCCATCACTTTGTGCCCCAGTCATATCTGAAGCGGTTCGCAAACGAGCGGAACCAGGTGGCGGTGAGGTCGCGAGACGGGAGCACTTTTTTATCCAACACTCGCAACGTGATGGCTGTGATCGGGCTCTACAAGGTGCCGCAACAGCCCCTAACCGCGGAACAAACCCTCGGTGCATTGGAAGAGGATGCCAAAGAGGTATTAGACCGTATCGATGAGGAGCGGACCCTCCCGCCGAGCGGATCGGGCGAACGGGATACCCTCGCTCTGTACATGGGAGTTCAGCTAGCGCGCGATCCCGATCACGTCTTGAGCTTCGAATTCACTCACGACGTCATAGAAGCGATCGGTGATCCTCCAATAGACCCTGAGTCGATGAGAGATTACCTGGAGCGAAATGTGCTCGGATTTGAACCCCACGAGACAGAAGTCCAGGGTGCCTGTGACTTCGTCAACGCCTCTGCAATGCAACCTGACTTCCCCACCCGAGAGGACACAGCGCAGCTACGCATCGACCTGATGTTCAATCTCGGCCTCCAGGTTGCCGAGCATCTCAAACAGCGAGCCTGGTCACTTGAGGCAGCACGGCACGGCGAACTCATCACATCTGACCGACCAGTCACAATCTGGGCATTGCCCTCACCAGAGGACACCTATCGGGGAGTGGGGATCTACGACGCGGACGAGATATGGCTTCCTCTCGATAGGACGCGTCTCATAAGTCTCCGGCTCATAGGTCCGGAGCGTGTTCGCACGATGGGCCCTCGTCGCCTCAAGAACGTCAACGAGCACATCGCAAGACACTGCACAAGCCTCATTGCGTTCCATCCAGAGAACGTCGAAGGCAAGCACCTACCGCTCGCTCGGAGGCGACCGATCATCAGGTTCAACACTGGGCCGCTCTATAGCGGCACCGAAAGAACCGACGGTGAAGTGCTGCACGTTTGGAAGCCGATTCGCGACATACCGGATGAGTGGAGTTCCCCCCGGCCACAGGCCCCTGACTTGTAG
- a CDS encoding ArdC-like ssDNA-binding domain-containing protein, with the protein MESAEPTTNRSDAVDHLHEQLQASLQELVTSEDWQKALAVAARFHDYSFSNTQLIWAQSLARGFTPSRVAGYRAWQELGRHVRRGEKGLQILAPVVRKVTPENGEDEERRVVGFRVVHVFDLAQTEGEALPEVPVALVEGDLPSHWEQVSGLITGAGFDLQVADLERLGEANGITDWQQRDVVVRASLPGAQRFKTAVHELAHVRLHEPTSDGRPSCRGIVEVEAESVAYMVCAALGIDSAGYSLPYVASWSGGDVTKVAATANRVIGCARQVLTQLEQERQLEREPARDGSLVEVRDLETARPAQDRQPPRRKDLEEILIAATVFYRKQLQEPTGASAVDFLRSRGIDEEAVERWQLGFGPDSWQSLTTALRRHGFKDDLLVEAGVVRRSRQGRLYDLMRNRVIFPILDQQGNPRGLAGRLVAGDGPKYMNTPETDLYKKSRLLYGLHLAAPAITEQRHAVIVEGYTDAIAAHQVGINHAVATGGTAVTQHHLSTLQGIASTITLAFDGDGAGAQVAERVADMPTVTTDGAHVRIASLPTGSDPASLVEAGKAGVLSTAIADALPLIHHLLERIVSRYSLDEPEAVARALHEAGTLVVRLTDSNDRTDAIAHLARLVQREESLVELALADEVHVGRQMRKRSQYRSLS; encoded by the coding sequence GTGGAATCCGCCGAACCGACGACCAATCGCAGCGACGCCGTGGACCATCTCCACGAACAGCTGCAGGCATCGCTCCAGGAGCTCGTCACCTCCGAGGACTGGCAAAAGGCTCTGGCCGTCGCCGCCCGATTCCACGACTACTCGTTCTCCAACACCCAGCTGATCTGGGCACAGTCGTTGGCTCGCGGGTTCACCCCGAGCCGGGTCGCCGGCTATCGGGCGTGGCAGGAACTCGGCCGGCATGTGAGGCGCGGCGAAAAGGGGCTGCAGATCCTCGCCCCCGTCGTGCGCAAGGTCACCCCCGAAAACGGTGAAGACGAGGAACGACGGGTTGTTGGGTTCCGGGTCGTCCACGTCTTCGACCTCGCCCAGACCGAGGGCGAAGCACTCCCAGAGGTGCCGGTGGCGTTGGTGGAAGGAGATCTCCCCTCCCACTGGGAACAGGTGAGCGGGCTGATCACCGGGGCCGGATTCGACCTCCAAGTCGCCGATCTCGAACGACTCGGCGAAGCCAACGGCATCACCGACTGGCAACAGCGAGACGTGGTGGTGCGTGCCAGCCTTCCCGGAGCGCAGCGATTCAAAACAGCGGTACATGAGCTTGCCCACGTGCGGCTCCACGAACCAACCTCGGACGGCAGACCGTCATGTCGCGGGATCGTCGAGGTGGAAGCCGAATCCGTGGCCTACATGGTGTGCGCCGCCCTCGGAATCGACAGCGCCGGCTACAGCCTCCCCTACGTCGCCTCCTGGTCAGGCGGTGACGTGACCAAGGTGGCCGCCACAGCCAACCGGGTGATCGGCTGCGCCCGCCAGGTTCTCACCCAGCTCGAACAGGAACGCCAGCTCGAGCGCGAACCCGCCAGGGACGGATCGCTGGTCGAGGTCCGGGATCTCGAGACCGCCCGGCCAGCGCAAGACCGGCAACCACCCCGCAGGAAGGACCTCGAAGAGATCCTGATAGCTGCCACAGTGTTCTACCGAAAGCAACTTCAGGAGCCGACTGGTGCGTCAGCCGTCGATTTCCTTCGCAGCCGGGGCATTGATGAGGAAGCGGTGGAGCGATGGCAGCTGGGATTCGGCCCTGACTCGTGGCAGTCGCTGACGACCGCCCTCCGCCGACATGGCTTCAAGGACGATCTGCTCGTCGAGGCCGGTGTTGTGCGACGATCCCGCCAGGGACGGCTCTACGACCTGATGCGCAATCGAGTGATCTTCCCAATCCTCGACCAGCAAGGCAATCCACGAGGCCTAGCCGGTCGGCTTGTTGCGGGCGACGGACCGAAGTACATGAACACCCCCGAGACCGACCTCTACAAGAAGTCGAGACTGCTCTACGGTCTTCACCTCGCCGCACCGGCCATAACCGAGCAGCGGCATGCCGTAATCGTCGAGGGATACACCGACGCGATCGCAGCCCACCAAGTTGGCATCAACCACGCTGTGGCAACTGGTGGCACGGCGGTCACCCAACATCACCTCTCCACGCTTCAAGGTATCGCCTCCACAATCACTCTCGCATTCGACGGCGATGGCGCCGGCGCGCAGGTGGCGGAGCGGGTCGCTGACATGCCAACGGTGACAACCGACGGAGCCCACGTGAGAATCGCCAGCCTGCCCACTGGCTCCGATCCTGCCAGCCTCGTCGAGGCTGGCAAGGCGGGTGTCCTGTCGACGGCGATCGCTGACGCCCTCCCACTGATTCATCACCTACTGGAACGGATCGTGAGTCGATACAGCCTGGACGAGCCAGAGGCCGTCGCAAGGGCCCTGCACGAGGCTGGCACGCTTGTTGTTCGCCTGACCGACTCGAATGACAGAACCGACGCCATTGCCCACCTCGCCCGGCTCGTCCAGCGAGAGGAGAGCCTTGTCGAGCTCGCTCTCGCCGACGAAGTACATGTCGGCAGGCAGATGCGGAAGCGAAGCCAATATCGCAGCCTCAGCTGA
- the mobF gene encoding MobF family relaxase, whose protein sequence is MLSIAKAHKDYYLQKLSEITPREDYYLRGGTATGRWHGSGALEQGLKGTVSTEGLVRLFDGQHPMTGEKLGRQLRKDGVAAWDLTFSADKSVSLLWAFGDDEVRRHVVEAFEESTAEAVAYLESVASSTRGASRTPVVDREGKPILDDDGRQRHRIETWPIRTTGYVSAWFTEFTSRADDPQLHTHVVVGNRVKGVDGAWRAIDGRLLYRHKLAAGYLHEAELRHRLTDRLGVRWQPVRNGVADIEGFSREQIMVFSQRRQAIEEWRNSHGYADTAAANEVATLATRSPKQDHPIDNLMPVWLERGAGIGITPETVAAVLDRSREVTVPDPDPIHDRMASAGGLTAQASTFGRGDAIKAAAEALPEGGRRSDVEALADTFLRRSDVVPILPIHPTSDALSDLPIELDPAELARLLELVNSTKPPTMRRRDGDVFPGLVNERRYTTTELLTIEQRIIDRAQNGIAADRWTAREEKVEAALAAHPDLTGGQRAMVHQFTGSGNAIDIGVGAAGTGKTTVMAIIGELATETETPVVGTALAARAAAGFETATGIPSTTLTRFLWETKAAGGLPTGAIVVVDEAGMVGSRQLADMSDLVEEASGKLILIGDHHQLAEIDAGGLFAGLTARLPAVELTENVRQDQEWERSALVELRHGSISRAVAMYNRRGKINVAASNDDTITQAVDAWYRDLQEIGDPAQVLLIGHRNTTVNQLNRQARARIAESGLLHGPTVSTGDRILQAGDRAVCLKNRTRLGVLNGDLGTVTAVDTEWRTVTLRLDRNDNTVTVPHWYLDDGHLDWGYALTGHKAQGATARRAHTVAGDGVDREWIYVTLSRGREANTIYLTNPELDDGECLHLARQPPDRLPSLIAALGRSAAEPAAIDTGRGPRILTDEQLNQRLADPEWHLRVSRGPWLADDIGDSAEPLVEYLATHREARARHRDHLAAIAYEPPQWIVNAIGERPTEPDRRVTWDLIVDHAVSYRAEHAVADQASGLLGPQPEGDSIAERVAWAVANTNVERGVSRLNLEGRNLESDGGRSLC, encoded by the coding sequence ATGCTGAGCATCGCCAAGGCCCACAAGGACTACTACCTCCAGAAACTGAGCGAGATCACACCCAGGGAGGACTACTACCTTCGAGGTGGAACCGCCACGGGTCGTTGGCACGGCAGCGGCGCCCTCGAACAGGGGCTGAAGGGCACCGTGTCAACGGAGGGCCTGGTGCGCCTCTTCGACGGACAACACCCGATGACGGGGGAAAAGCTTGGCCGTCAGCTCCGCAAGGACGGGGTGGCGGCCTGGGATCTGACGTTCTCCGCTGACAAGTCGGTGTCGCTGCTGTGGGCGTTCGGCGACGACGAGGTCCGCCGCCACGTCGTCGAGGCGTTCGAGGAGTCCACCGCAGAGGCCGTCGCCTACCTCGAGTCGGTGGCGTCGTCGACCCGCGGCGCATCCCGAACTCCGGTCGTGGACCGCGAGGGGAAGCCGATCCTCGATGACGATGGGAGACAGCGTCATCGGATCGAGACCTGGCCGATCCGCACCACAGGCTACGTCTCGGCATGGTTCACCGAATTCACGAGCCGAGCAGACGATCCCCAACTCCATACTCACGTCGTCGTTGGGAACCGGGTGAAGGGCGTCGACGGGGCGTGGCGGGCCATCGACGGGCGCCTGTTGTACCGGCACAAGCTGGCCGCTGGCTACCTCCACGAAGCCGAACTGCGTCACCGCCTCACCGACCGACTCGGGGTCCGCTGGCAGCCGGTCCGCAACGGTGTGGCGGACATCGAGGGCTTCTCCCGGGAACAGATCATGGTCTTCTCGCAAAGACGCCAGGCGATCGAGGAGTGGCGTAACTCCCACGGATACGCCGACACCGCAGCCGCCAACGAGGTCGCCACGCTGGCGACACGGAGTCCCAAACAGGACCACCCCATCGACAACCTAATGCCGGTGTGGCTGGAGCGGGGCGCCGGGATAGGAATCACCCCCGAGACGGTGGCCGCCGTGTTGGATCGCAGCCGGGAGGTCACGGTGCCTGACCCCGACCCCATCCACGACCGGATGGCCTCCGCCGGAGGGCTCACCGCCCAGGCATCGACCTTCGGACGAGGTGACGCCATCAAAGCAGCAGCAGAAGCCCTCCCCGAAGGCGGACGAAGAAGTGACGTCGAAGCCCTCGCCGACACCTTCCTACGTCGCTCGGACGTGGTCCCGATCCTCCCCATCCACCCCACCAGTGACGCACTTAGCGACCTGCCGATCGAACTCGACCCCGCCGAACTCGCCCGGCTGCTAGAGCTCGTCAACTCGACGAAACCACCAACCATGCGGCGCCGCGACGGCGACGTCTTCCCCGGCCTGGTCAACGAACGCCGCTACACAACCACCGAACTTCTCACCATCGAACAGCGGATCATCGACCGCGCCCAGAACGGTATCGCAGCCGACCGGTGGACAGCCCGTGAGGAGAAGGTGGAAGCCGCCCTCGCCGCGCACCCGGACCTAACAGGCGGCCAACGGGCGATGGTCCATCAGTTCACCGGGTCCGGAAACGCCATCGACATCGGCGTGGGGGCAGCCGGAACCGGCAAGACCACCGTCATGGCCATCATCGGGGAACTCGCCACCGAGACCGAAACCCCGGTGGTTGGAACGGCGTTGGCCGCTCGGGCCGCAGCCGGATTCGAGACCGCCACCGGCATTCCCTCGACCACACTTACCCGCTTCCTGTGGGAGACCAAGGCAGCCGGTGGCCTCCCTACTGGCGCCATCGTCGTCGTCGACGAGGCAGGCATGGTCGGCAGCCGCCAGCTCGCCGATATGTCTGATCTGGTCGAAGAAGCATCCGGCAAGCTGATCTTGATAGGAGACCACCATCAGCTCGCCGAGATCGACGCCGGCGGGCTCTTCGCCGGGCTCACAGCTCGCCTTCCCGCGGTCGAATTGACCGAGAACGTTCGACAGGACCAGGAGTGGGAACGCTCTGCCCTCGTCGAGCTTCGTCACGGGTCGATCTCACGGGCGGTAGCCATGTACAACCGGCGCGGGAAGATCAACGTCGCCGCCAGCAACGACGACACCATCACCCAGGCGGTCGACGCCTGGTACCGCGACCTCCAAGAGATCGGCGACCCAGCCCAGGTGCTGCTCATCGGGCACCGCAACACCACCGTCAACCAGCTCAACCGGCAGGCTCGCGCCCGCATTGCTGAATCCGGATTGCTCCACGGACCGACGGTGAGCACTGGCGATCGCATCCTCCAGGCCGGAGACAGAGCCGTGTGTCTCAAGAATCGGACCAGGCTCGGGGTGCTCAACGGCGACCTGGGCACCGTCACGGCAGTCGACACCGAATGGCGAACCGTCACACTCCGGCTCGACCGCAACGACAACACCGTGACCGTTCCGCATTGGTACCTCGACGACGGCCACCTCGACTGGGGCTACGCCCTGACCGGACACAAGGCCCAAGGCGCAACCGCACGCCGCGCCCACACGGTCGCGGGCGACGGCGTCGACCGGGAATGGATCTACGTCACCCTGAGCCGAGGCCGCGAAGCCAACACGATCTACCTGACCAACCCGGAACTTGACGACGGAGAGTGCTTGCATCTAGCGCGCCAGCCCCCCGACCGACTCCCATCCCTCATCGCCGCCCTCGGCCGCAGCGCCGCAGAGCCAGCGGCGATCGACACCGGACGTGGGCCCCGCATACTCACCGACGAGCAGTTGAACCAGCGGTTGGCCGACCCGGAGTGGCATCTACGGGTATCGAGAGGGCCGTGGCTCGCGGACGACATCGGTGACAGCGCTGAACCGCTTGTTGAGTATCTGGCAACGCACAGAGAGGCCCGTGCTCGTCATCGTGACCACCTTGCAGCCATTGCATACGAGCCCCCTCAATGGATCGTCAATGCAATCGGAGAGCGGCCCACGGAACCCGATCGTCGCGTCACCTGGGATCTGATCGTCGACCACGCAGTCAGCTACCGCGCTGAGCACGCCGTGGCAGACCAGGCTTCTGGGCTTCTCGGTCCACAGCCTGAGGGTGATTCGATAGCCGAGCGCGTCGCCTGGGCGGTCGCCAATACGAACGTCGAGCGTGGCGTAAGTCGTCTCAACCTCGAGGGCAGAAACCTGGAGTCAGATGGAGGCAGGTCGCTCTGTTGA
- a CDS encoding DUF1788 domain-containing protein, which translates to MSYVDQLVEAYRKFVALPWQENLAPPQRVWMTVYPPEHERRLRLHLPAFKAATTEHNRAWALIDITISFEQWMADHEYRDAYFEDPELLETALPAFFDHLVEHVRARLAEQPDPKGVVAVLGAGTLFGLGDAVKVSALLNAVNDAVAGRLLIFFPGEHEGNSYRLLDARDGWNYLATPITPNGRNG; encoded by the coding sequence GTGAGTTACGTCGACCAACTCGTCGAGGCCTACCGGAAGTTCGTGGCTCTCCCATGGCAGGAGAACCTGGCTCCTCCGCAACGGGTGTGGATGACCGTGTACCCACCTGAGCACGAGCGCCGACTACGACTCCATCTGCCCGCGTTCAAGGCGGCGACCACCGAACACAACCGAGCCTGGGCGCTGATCGACATCACCATCTCCTTCGAGCAGTGGATGGCCGACCACGAGTACCGAGACGCCTACTTCGAGGATCCCGAACTCTTGGAGACGGCACTCCCTGCCTTCTTCGACCATCTTGTGGAGCATGTGCGAGCGCGTCTTGCTGAGCAACCAGATCCGAAGGGAGTTGTGGCAGTTCTCGGTGCGGGCACGCTGTTCGGTTTGGGTGACGCGGTCAAGGTGTCCGCTCTGCTCAACGCGGTCAATGATGCGGTCGCCGGCCGATTGTTGATCTTCTTTCCGGGTGAGCACGAGGGCAACAGCTATCGCCTCCTCGACGCCCGAGATGGATGGAACTACCTGGCGACGCCGATCACACCAAACGGGAGAAACGGATGA
- the brxC gene encoding BREX system P-loop protein BrxC, producing MTITNRELFHRDPTATKIPNDGVAKVVRPETDQQWDVLHWELRSFVCDGQYALGLERILDSFLKNLTQSEQPAVWISGFYGSGKSHLVRVLEHLWRDVELPGGDRARELVSLPEEISDHLVELSTEGKRNGGLWSAAGTLASGKSDEVRIAFLSVLFEAAGLPEQYPLARFMIWAKEIGYLDHLTEAVTQAGRTLDKEIHDLYVSPVIAKALLEADPSLGDTVKDVRDLLKTQFPPTTRDIDRDEMLDVMERVLAFQSTTDGKVPLTLIVLDEMQQYIGDDNEKAITVQLIAEDCSSRFENQVLIVATGQSALTATPTLQKLTERFTVMVPLSDQDVESVIREVVLRKRPEFVPELKSTLESVSGEIDKHLAGTQLAPKAADKPDLVPDYPLLPTRRRFWELALRAIDRAGKAGVLRTQLRIMHEAAARVAGEPIGHVVGADFLYDEQAPGMLQSGVLLKEIDELIATMRTEGADGELKARICALAFLISQIRPKTIGAEGLRATAPFLADLLVEDLADDGAKLRKKVPEMLDVLVKDGRLMRIEDEYRLQTEEGAEWEKEYSSRLAAIRDDASRMNQLRSERIVAAVDGALSGLKLAQGASKTPRKVQTYWGQDEPSTVDGDVPVWIRDEWSVTESAVKKSAAEAGDESPVVFVLLPKHEADQIKDALASYAAAEDTLRRPTPQTDEGKEAQRAMKTRLATDDERLKSLFQDVAARARVFQGGGAEVTTSTLRSAVETAANRSLIRLFPKFGASDNANWGKVVSKARDGAPDALAAIGHHGEPTTHPVCKEVLASVSPGGTKGADLHKRFAGSPYGWPRDAVNGAILTLLAAGHIRAGQDGKDLAGPKELPPTQIGKVTLYKEDEPPTMGQQLAIRSLLTAAGVAYEPSQEGAQIPALLQRLKDFAGRSGGAPPLPESPDVDHIDALLALGGNQRFRAVADDHERLSQELEQWRAADQKREKREAEWLDLQRLVRHAAGLPVEGAVQSAVSAIRDGRQLLDEPNPLSPILDELADALRSDVLGRAEELAAAQRDAIADLETWEGWNDLSPGDRESIIAESKLNPAAAPDVATDAQLLDTLDATPLSSWQDRISLVPSRRDQARHRAATKLEPESVSIELPSATIKSPDDLDAYVDELRAKVQPHLDADKTVII from the coding sequence ATGACCATCACGAACAGGGAACTCTTCCACCGGGACCCTACCGCCACGAAGATCCCCAACGACGGAGTGGCCAAGGTCGTCCGTCCCGAGACCGACCAGCAATGGGACGTCTTGCACTGGGAACTCCGGAGCTTCGTGTGCGATGGTCAGTACGCCCTCGGTCTTGAGCGGATACTCGACAGCTTCCTCAAGAACCTGACCCAATCAGAGCAGCCAGCCGTCTGGATCAGCGGGTTCTACGGGAGCGGCAAGTCGCACCTCGTCAGGGTTCTCGAGCACTTGTGGCGCGACGTGGAGTTGCCAGGCGGCGACCGCGCACGCGAGCTCGTATCGCTCCCGGAGGAGATCAGTGACCACCTGGTCGAGCTGTCAACCGAGGGCAAGCGCAACGGGGGCCTCTGGTCTGCTGCCGGCACGCTGGCATCAGGGAAAAGCGACGAGGTGCGCATCGCCTTCTTATCGGTGCTGTTCGAGGCAGCCGGGCTGCCAGAGCAGTACCCGCTGGCCCGCTTCATGATCTGGGCCAAGGAGATCGGTTATCTCGACCACCTCACCGAAGCAGTCACCCAAGCCGGCCGGACACTCGACAAAGAGATCCACGATCTCTACGTCTCACCTGTGATTGCGAAGGCACTCCTCGAAGCAGATCCGAGTCTCGGCGACACCGTGAAGGACGTTCGCGACCTTCTCAAGACGCAGTTTCCGCCTACCACCCGAGACATCGACCGTGACGAGATGCTCGACGTCATGGAACGGGTCCTTGCCTTCCAGTCGACCACAGACGGGAAGGTCCCGCTCACCTTGATCGTCCTCGATGAGATGCAGCAATACATCGGTGATGACAACGAGAAAGCGATCACCGTTCAGCTGATTGCCGAGGACTGCTCGTCCCGCTTCGAGAACCAAGTCCTCATCGTTGCCACCGGCCAGAGTGCGCTGACGGCCACCCCAACCCTCCAGAAGCTCACGGAGCGGTTCACGGTGATGGTTCCGCTGTCCGACCAGGACGTTGAATCGGTGATTCGCGAAGTCGTGCTCCGCAAGCGCCCGGAGTTCGTCCCGGAGCTCAAGTCCACCCTCGAGTCGGTGAGCGGCGAGATCGACAAGCACCTTGCAGGAACCCAGCTTGCCCCGAAAGCGGCCGACAAGCCCGACCTCGTGCCGGACTACCCGCTCCTCCCCACGCGCCGCAGATTCTGGGAACTGGCGCTCCGAGCGATCGACCGCGCCGGCAAGGCTGGCGTCCTACGAACTCAGCTTCGGATCATGCACGAGGCCGCGGCCCGGGTGGCCGGAGAACCGATTGGTCACGTGGTCGGCGCTGACTTCCTCTACGACGAGCAGGCCCCGGGCATGCTGCAGAGCGGGGTCCTTCTCAAAGAGATCGACGAACTGATCGCCACCATGCGCACCGAGGGCGCCGACGGCGAGTTGAAAGCCCGGATCTGCGCCCTGGCCTTCCTGATTTCCCAGATTCGCCCGAAGACCATTGGTGCGGAGGGGCTGCGTGCCACTGCCCCGTTCCTGGCAGACCTCCTCGTGGAAGACCTCGCCGATGACGGAGCGAAGCTGCGTAAGAAGGTGCCCGAGATGCTTGACGTCCTCGTAAAGGACGGGCGCCTGATGCGCATCGAGGACGAGTACCGGCTCCAGACGGAAGAAGGGGCCGAGTGGGAGAAGGAGTACAGCAGCCGTCTCGCCGCCATCCGCGACGACGCAAGCCGCATGAATCAGCTCCGCAGCGAACGGATCGTCGCTGCTGTGGACGGTGCGCTCAGTGGACTGAAACTCGCACAGGGAGCCAGTAAGACGCCCAGGAAGGTTCAGACATACTGGGGTCAAGACGAGCCGTCGACAGTCGACGGGGACGTCCCAGTGTGGATTCGCGACGAGTGGTCGGTGACGGAGTCAGCCGTCAAGAAGTCGGCCGCTGAAGCTGGGGACGAGAGTCCCGTCGTTTTCGTCCTCCTCCCCAAGCACGAAGCCGACCAGATCAAGGACGCCCTCGCCAGCTACGCCGCGGCCGAGGACACGCTACGAAGGCCCACACCGCAAACCGATGAGGGCAAGGAGGCACAGCGGGCGATGAAGACCCGTCTCGCTACCGACGACGAGCGGCTCAAATCGCTCTTCCAGGATGTCGCTGCCCGCGCCCGAGTATTCCAGGGTGGCGGCGCCGAGGTCACCACGTCGACGCTCCGCAGCGCCGTCGAGACCGCCGCCAACCGGTCACTGATTCGGCTCTTTCCGAAGTTCGGCGCCAGCGACAACGCCAACTGGGGGAAGGTGGTGTCCAAGGCGCGAGACGGCGCCCCAGACGCCCTCGCCGCTATCGGCCACCACGGCGAGCCGACCACGCACCCAGTGTGCAAGGAGGTGCTGGCTTCTGTCAGCCCGGGCGGTACCAAAGGCGCTGACCTGCACAAACGGTTCGCCGGATCCCCGTACGGCTGGCCCCGGGATGCCGTGAACGGGGCGATCCTCACGCTTCTTGCCGCGGGCCACATCCGAGCCGGCCAGGACGGAAAGGACCTCGCCGGACCCAAGGAGTTGCCTCCAACGCAGATTGGCAAGGTCACCTTGTACAAGGAAGACGAACCGCCGACGATGGGGCAACAGCTCGCAATAAGAAGCTTGCTCACCGCAGCCGGAGTCGCATATGAACCCAGCCAGGAAGGCGCGCAGATCCCGGCCCTCCTCCAGCGGCTCAAAGACTTCGCGGGGCGCTCTGGGGGTGCGCCACCGCTCCCCGAGTCACCCGATGTCGATCATATTGACGCCCTGCTAGCCCTGGGAGGCAACCAGCGGTTCCGCGCCGTGGCCGACGACCACGAACGACTCAGTCAGGAACTCGAACAATGGCGCGCCGCCGACCAGAAACGGGAAAAGCGGGAGGCGGAATGGCTTGACTTACAGCGTCTGGTCCGTCACGCCGCCGGGCTTCCAGTCGAGGGAGCAGTCCAGTCTGCGGTCTCGGCGATTCGTGATGGCCGTCAGCTTCTCGATGAGCCCAACCCGCTCTCACCAATCCTGGATGAGCTGGCCGACGCCCTCCGCTCGGACGTCTTAGGTCGCGCCGAAGAGCTCGCTGCTGCGCAGCGAGACGCCATCGCCGATCTCGAGACGTGGGAAGGGTGGAACGATCTCAGCCCAGGCGATCGCGAGTCGATCATCGCCGAGTCCAAGCTGAATCCCGCAGCCGCGCCAGACGTCGCCACCGATGCTCAACTCCTCGACACACTCGATGCCACTCCCTTGAGCTCCTGGCAGGATCGGATCAGCCTTGTCCCGAGTCGGCGGGATCAAGCCCGCCACCGCGCCGCGACGAAGCTCGAGCCCGAAAGCGTTTCCATCGAGCTTCCGTCAGCGACCATCAAGTCCCCAGACGATCTTGACGCGTACGTCGACGAGCTACGCGCCAAGGTGCAGCCCCATCTCGATGCGGACAAGACGGTGATCATCTAA